From Saprospiraceae bacterium, one genomic window encodes:
- a CDS encoding ATP-binding cassette domain-containing protein: MDLIVSSLSKRYDHQKAVDSISFSVQSGEIVGFLGPNGAGKTTTMKMLTQYLEPDSGQIRYGDVSSHSSLDIRRAIGYLPEHNPLYEDMPVMDYLAFCAALQGVPSTEIPVRVREMIVKCGLDVEKHKKIAELSKGFRQRVGLAQAIIHNPKILILDEPTTGLDPNQIVEIRALIKELGKEKTVILSTHILPEVEATCDRIMIINKGKIVADGTVANLRKQSESRQILKVRIEGASTDQIFHLLQTLPDVRMVDVINASENRFEIQSNSDLSLNREVFRLCVNQHLDLLELIPLETKLEDIFRDLTIN, translated from the coding sequence ATGGATTTAATAGTTTCTTCATTGTCAAAAAGATATGATCATCAAAAGGCAGTGGATTCCATCTCATTTTCGGTTCAATCCGGTGAGATAGTTGGTTTTCTCGGACCCAACGGAGCCGGCAAAACCACCACCATGAAGATGCTCACCCAATATTTAGAGCCGGATTCCGGGCAGATCCGTTATGGTGATGTATCCAGTCATTCTTCTCTGGACATTCGAAGGGCCATCGGGTATTTACCCGAACACAACCCGCTTTACGAAGACATGCCTGTCATGGACTATCTGGCATTCTGTGCGGCGTTGCAGGGGGTTCCTTCCACTGAGATTCCGGTCAGGGTTCGAGAGATGATTGTAAAATGCGGACTTGATGTGGAAAAACATAAAAAAATTGCCGAACTATCCAAGGGTTTCCGGCAGAGGGTGGGATTGGCCCAGGCCATCATTCACAATCCAAAAATTTTAATTCTCGATGAGCCTACCACCGGATTGGACCCCAATCAAATCGTTGAAATCAGGGCCTTGATTAAAGAGCTGGGCAAAGAAAAAACGGTTATTCTGAGTACCCATATTCTTCCAGAAGTGGAGGCCACCTGCGATCGGATCATGATTATCAACAAAGGCAAAATTGTGGCAGACGGCACAGTGGCCAATCTGAGAAAACAGTCAGAGTCCAGACAAATTTTAAAAGTAAGAATCGAAGGTGCCAGCACCGATCAAATATTTCATTTGCTGCAAACGCTACCGGATGTCCGGATGGTAGATGTGATCAATGCTTCGGAAAATAGATTTGAAATTCAATCCAATTCTGATCTGTCACTCAATCGCGAAGTATTCAGATTGTGTGTAAACCAACATTTGGATTTACTTGAATTGATTCCACTGGAAACCAAACTGGAAGATATTTTCCGGGATTTAACCATCAACTAA
- a CDS encoding saccharopine dehydrogenase → MLAEMRDMPCEIFIGDIDHELAASVARWIQDGASGLVQVEPFYLNSTDLNSQVDYILSAAEIILDCLPGGQAPAMAALALKYKLHYINLTEYVAETQQITRMCEDADTGFVLQAGLAPGFINILAHKLYNSFVAEHQNEKVEKISMKVGALTRVVKAPHYYGFTWSPIGVATEYLKDTVAIRGGEKVNIPALSGTTEMMIDGLCYEDDFTSGGAADLPDFFLGKTKELDYKTIRYPGHFNWVRQQIATIDHKDPRPEYSLLELMQKSIPHVEDDLIVIYASVEGYDRKGILRIKEKSMIIHPKMVGSHKLKAIQITTAAPMLECARMLLTGNYKGSVPQSSIDPEEFMKGPFVQMAFFNSKNQSLINS, encoded by the coding sequence ATGTTGGCGGAGATGAGAGACATGCCTTGTGAAATATTTATAGGCGATATTGACCATGAGCTCGCAGCCTCTGTTGCCCGGTGGATACAAGATGGGGCATCGGGACTGGTACAGGTTGAGCCTTTCTACCTAAATTCCACCGATCTCAATTCTCAGGTGGATTACATCTTAAGCGCTGCTGAGATCATTTTGGATTGCTTGCCTGGCGGACAGGCACCGGCCATGGCGGCTTTGGCATTGAAATACAAACTTCATTATATTAATCTGACGGAGTATGTTGCAGAAACCCAACAGATCACCAGAATGTGTGAAGACGCAGACACCGGATTTGTACTTCAGGCCGGCTTAGCTCCTGGTTTTATCAATATTTTGGCCCACAAACTGTACAATTCCTTTGTTGCAGAGCACCAAAACGAAAAAGTGGAGAAGATTTCGATGAAGGTTGGAGCCCTCACCCGTGTCGTCAAAGCCCCTCATTACTATGGGTTTACCTGGAGCCCCATTGGAGTAGCCACCGAATACCTCAAGGACACTGTTGCCATTCGGGGAGGTGAAAAAGTGAACATTCCTGCCTTGTCAGGCACCACCGAAATGATGATTGATGGGCTGTGCTACGAAGATGATTTTACTTCGGGAGGCGCCGCCGATTTACCGGACTTCTTCCTTGGTAAGACCAAGGAGCTCGATTATAAGACCATCCGTTATCCGGGTCATTTCAACTGGGTCAGACAACAGATTGCTACCATAGACCACAAGGATCCCAGACCGGAGTACAGCCTCTTGGAACTAATGCAAAAATCCATACCCCATGTGGAAGACGATCTCATCGTCATCTATGCATCCGTAGAAGGCTATGACCGCAAAGGCATCTTGAGGATCAAAGAAAAAAGCATGATCATCCATCCTAAGATGGTGGGTTCTCATAAACTCAAAGCCATACAGATCACCACCGCTGCCCCCATGCTGGAATGCGCGAGAATGCTTCTGACCGGAAATTACAAGGGTTCGGTACCTCAATCATCCATTGATCCGGAGGAGTTTATGAAAGGACCTTTTGTTCAGATGGCGTTTTTCAACAGCAAGAACCAAAGCCTGATCAATTCCTGA
- the rfbF gene encoding glucose-1-phosphate cytidylyltransferase: MKVVILAGGLGTRLMEETESRPKPMVEIGGKPILWHIMKIYESQGFNDFVICLGYKGFQIKEYFLNYYLYNSDVTIELEKNKVDVHYSNTESFKVTLIDTGINTNTAGRIKRIKEYTNGKTFMLTYGDGLSNVNLKQLLDFHRQSGKLATLTSIQMPGRYGQIDMDAKGIVSRFQEKPDEDGQWINGGFFVLEPGIFDYLKDDMDQIQWEKKPLLEIAQDSQLAAFKHKGFWKGMDALRDRIELEELWQSGKAEWKLW; encoded by the coding sequence ATGAAAGTAGTCATTTTAGCGGGCGGATTGGGCACAAGGTTGATGGAGGAGACAGAATCAAGACCTAAGCCAATGGTGGAAATTGGTGGAAAGCCCATATTGTGGCATATTATGAAAATTTACGAGTCCCAGGGTTTCAACGATTTTGTGATTTGTCTTGGGTACAAAGGATTTCAGATTAAAGAATATTTCTTAAATTATTATTTATACAATTCCGATGTCACCATTGAATTGGAAAAAAACAAAGTGGATGTACATTATTCAAATACAGAGTCATTTAAAGTGACCCTGATTGATACAGGAATAAACACAAATACGGCAGGAAGAATCAAGCGCATTAAAGAATACACCAATGGCAAAACATTCATGCTCACCTACGGAGATGGTCTGAGCAATGTCAATTTAAAACAGCTCCTTGACTTTCATCGCCAATCAGGAAAGCTCGCTACTTTAACCAGTATTCAGATGCCCGGAAGATATGGGCAGATTGATATGGATGCAAAAGGAATCGTAAGCCGTTTTCAGGAGAAACCAGATGAAGATGGCCAATGGATCAATGGTGGATTTTTTGTGCTTGAACCGGGTATATTTGACTACCTGAAAGATGATATGGATCAGATTCAGTGGGAGAAAAAACCATTGTTGGAAATTGCCCAGGATAGTCAGTTGGCTGCGTTTAAACACAAGGGATTTTGGAAAGGAATGGATGCCCTCCGGGACAGAATCGAATTGGAAGAACTTTGGCAAAGTGGTAAGGCAGAATGGAAGTTATGGTAG
- the rfbG gene encoding CDP-glucose 4,6-dehydratase: MVEALKETFKNRRVLVTGHTGFKGVWLMEMLEFLGAETFGYSLLPESTQNHHRIIGKTYNELIADICDLEKLQHAIASFNPDVILHLAAQSLVRKSYVDPLLTYQTNVMGSLNVLKASASAQNLRAILMVTTDKVYENLETDYAYREGDRLGGYDMYSSSKACCEILIDSYRRSYLPLAEYGHNHQILLASARAGNVIGGGDWNRDRLIPDLILSAVNHASVPIRNPHAIRPWQHVMDCLYGYLLLTRRMLLADKSVSGAWNFSPSSEDVLTVIQIAEKCAEIWNEVKFHIELKDDHPHEAKILKLDPGKATSHLSWKPIFHSSDTILQTVQWYKSWYNQNECLTMAQIESYFNCQDK, from the coding sequence ATGGTAGAGGCACTAAAAGAGACATTCAAAAACAGGAGAGTTCTGGTGACAGGACATACAGGATTCAAAGGAGTATGGCTCATGGAGATGCTGGAATTTTTGGGGGCAGAAACTTTTGGTTATTCTCTGCTGCCTGAATCCACGCAAAATCACCATCGCATTATTGGAAAAACCTACAATGAACTTATTGCGGATATCTGTGATTTGGAAAAACTCCAGCACGCGATTGCCAGCTTTAATCCGGATGTAATCCTCCATCTGGCAGCTCAATCATTGGTCAGAAAGTCTTATGTTGATCCTTTGTTGACTTATCAAACCAATGTGATGGGAAGTTTGAATGTTTTAAAGGCTTCTGCTTCTGCTCAAAATCTTCGCGCAATTCTAATGGTCACCACCGACAAAGTCTATGAGAACCTGGAGACAGATTATGCTTATCGCGAGGGAGACAGACTTGGTGGTTATGATATGTACAGCTCATCCAAGGCTTGCTGCGAAATACTCATTGATTCGTATCGCAGAAGTTACCTGCCTCTTGCGGAGTATGGACACAATCATCAAATTCTTTTGGCTTCGGCCCGGGCAGGCAATGTGATTGGCGGAGGTGACTGGAACAGGGATCGTTTGATTCCCGATTTGATTTTATCAGCGGTAAATCATGCTTCTGTTCCGATCAGAAATCCCCATGCCATAAGACCCTGGCAGCATGTCATGGATTGTTTGTATGGTTATTTGCTACTGACCAGAAGGATGTTGTTGGCAGATAAATCTGTTTCTGGTGCATGGAATTTTTCGCCAAGTTCAGAAGACGTCCTGACTGTGATCCAAATAGCAGAAAAATGCGCGGAAATTTGGAATGAGGTGAAATTTCACATTGAGTTGAAGGACGATCATCCCCATGAAGCCAAGATTTTAAAACTTGATCCGGGCAAGGCAACGAGTCATTTGTCATGGAAACCCATCTTTCATTCTTCTGACACCATATTGCAAACGGTGCAGTGGTACAAATCGTGGTACAATCAAAATGAATGTCTGACCATGGCACAGATTGAATCCTATTTTAATTGTCAGGATAAATGA
- a CDS encoding T9SS type A sorting domain-containing protein: MKLLHSMLVPLVSLCFWACQKSSTHVPLKPSEQYWQDRFGPGTEQLIQKKTALYQRVKAQMSLRNPDFEGSWTLQGPANIGGRVSTFAIHPTDPKTMYAGFSVGGIFKTTDGGMHWQPIFDQASNLAIGAIAIDPRDPEIIYAGTGDPDIPGGVFVGNGLYKSLDGGKSWNHLGLSETRVINEIIVDPGDSKIVWLAAMGNPFTRNFDRGVYVSHDAGLQWTKSLYVNDSTGATDICLKPNNSNVIYAAMWHRVRNDSSSTVQGTGSGIYRSTDRGLSWQKIHDGIENQIFGRIAIEVCQAAPEIIYARMVYNDGVFCGGGHQFGKLYKSSNAGNQWNEVPVLFDESSIPCDALGGFGWYFGRMAVNPKDPDDLYALGVNLYRSRDGGIQWRMESPPWWTYDVHADKHELEFLPNGDFVLGTDGGLYHYDIQNETWTDIENIPSTQFYRVAYNPHRPDWFYGGAQDNGTSGGQGTDMENWQRIYGGDGFLPAFHPTDPLIFWALTQNGGLNQTQDGGISFDRFTEGLNGSKNWDMPYLISHHSADRMYAGAQRVYANDQATTPDWYSISPNLASNGPYKTASTPTLTCLDESKINPNVLIAGSNSGNVWITSNLGRNWILVHQGLPAALITSVKCSHEDDRTFYVTASSYRNDQLSSMVYKTTDNGTSWTNITGGDLSENPVFDLQILKSNSDDDLAVGTLTGVYARVNGNNNWKRLGNNMPIVPVNDLALNPVTGVLIAGTYARGIYSFPIKDIVNSTKTESETTQLNILHYPNPSTDFIFLQSNKNLSEVQLIWCDASGKIYKRDKTSLIAHQKSAIDLSLFPTGTYLLKIMTDERELVRKVVKM; this comes from the coding sequence ATGAAATTATTGCATTCTATGCTGGTCCCATTGGTTTCTTTGTGTTTTTGGGCCTGTCAAAAATCATCGACCCATGTGCCTCTTAAGCCAAGTGAACAGTATTGGCAGGATCGATTTGGTCCGGGTACCGAACAACTGATCCAAAAGAAAACCGCACTCTACCAGCGGGTAAAAGCCCAAATGTCCTTGCGAAACCCTGATTTTGAGGGCAGTTGGACCTTGCAGGGACCTGCCAATATAGGAGGAAGGGTATCCACTTTTGCCATTCATCCCACAGATCCAAAAACCATGTACGCCGGCTTTTCTGTCGGCGGTATTTTTAAAACAACGGATGGAGGAATGCATTGGCAACCCATCTTTGATCAGGCAAGCAATCTGGCCATTGGGGCCATTGCCATCGATCCAAGAGATCCTGAGATCATCTATGCCGGAACAGGAGATCCCGATATTCCGGGCGGTGTTTTTGTTGGTAATGGGCTGTACAAATCTTTGGATGGTGGCAAAAGTTGGAATCATCTGGGACTGTCAGAGACCCGGGTAATCAATGAAATCATCGTTGATCCCGGTGATTCCAAGATTGTCTGGCTTGCCGCAATGGGCAATCCCTTTACCAGAAATTTTGATCGGGGGGTTTATGTCTCACATGATGCTGGCTTGCAATGGACCAAATCACTTTATGTGAATGATTCAACAGGTGCAACTGATATTTGCCTTAAGCCGAACAATTCAAACGTCATCTATGCTGCGATGTGGCACAGGGTAAGGAACGACAGCAGCAGCACGGTGCAAGGTACAGGTAGTGGGATTTATCGCAGCACAGACAGAGGACTCAGTTGGCAGAAAATTCACGATGGCATCGAAAATCAAATCTTTGGAAGAATTGCCATTGAAGTTTGTCAGGCGGCTCCTGAAATTATATATGCAAGAATGGTGTACAACGACGGTGTCTTTTGTGGGGGAGGCCATCAGTTTGGAAAACTGTACAAGTCAAGCAATGCAGGTAATCAGTGGAATGAAGTGCCAGTTCTATTTGATGAAAGCAGCATCCCTTGTGATGCCCTTGGAGGATTTGGTTGGTATTTTGGCCGCATGGCGGTCAATCCGAAAGACCCGGATGATCTGTATGCGCTGGGAGTGAACTTATACAGAAGCAGGGACGGGGGGATCCAATGGAGAATGGAGAGTCCTCCATGGTGGACTTATGATGTGCATGCCGATAAGCACGAACTGGAGTTTCTTCCCAATGGTGACTTTGTCTTAGGTACAGACGGCGGATTGTACCATTATGACATCCAAAATGAAACCTGGACTGACATTGAAAATATTCCCAGCACCCAATTTTATCGCGTGGCTTACAATCCACACAGACCAGATTGGTTTTATGGAGGAGCGCAGGACAATGGCACCAGTGGCGGCCAGGGTACTGACATGGAAAACTGGCAAAGAATATATGGGGGCGATGGATTTCTTCCCGCTTTCCACCCAACAGATCCTTTAATCTTTTGGGCATTGACCCAAAACGGTGGGCTCAATCAGACCCAGGATGGAGGTATCTCTTTTGACCGCTTTACCGAAGGTCTTAATGGCAGTAAAAATTGGGACATGCCATATCTGATCAGTCATCATTCTGCAGACCGAATGTATGCCGGAGCCCAAAGAGTCTATGCCAATGATCAGGCTACGACACCGGATTGGTATTCCATTAGTCCCAATCTGGCCAGCAACGGACCTTATAAAACAGCTTCGACCCCCACCCTGACCTGTTTGGATGAGTCCAAAATCAATCCAAACGTTTTGATTGCGGGATCCAACAGTGGAAATGTCTGGATCACCAGTAATCTGGGAAGGAATTGGATTCTAGTCCACCAAGGCTTGCCAGCAGCTCTCATCACTTCGGTCAAATGCTCCCATGAGGATGACAGAACCTTTTATGTGACGGCCTCGAGTTACCGCAACGATCAATTGAGTTCGATGGTGTATAAAACCACAGACAATGGAACCAGTTGGACCAACATCACTGGTGGAGACCTCAGTGAGAACCCAGTCTTTGACCTGCAGATTTTAAAATCAAATTCAGATGATGATTTGGCCGTAGGCACGCTGACAGGCGTGTACGCGAGGGTAAATGGAAACAACAATTGGAAAAGATTGGGAAACAACATGCCCATCGTACCGGTCAATGACCTGGCATTAAATCCTGTCACAGGAGTTTTGATCGCCGGAACATATGCCAGGGGGATTTATTCCTTTCCGATAAAAGACATTGTCAACAGTACCAAAACAGAGTCAGAAACTACCCAGCTAAATATTCTTCACTACCCGAATCCAAGCACTGATTTTATATTTCTCCAATCCAATAAAAATCTATCAGAAGTCCAACTCATTTGGTGTGATGCATCCGGAAAAATTTACAAGCGAGATAAAACCAGTCTCATTGCTCATCAAAAGTCCGCTATTGATCTTAGCCTGTTCCCTACCGGAACTTATTTGCTGAAAATCATGACGGATGAAAGAGAGTTGGTCCGAAAGGTCGTGAAGATGTAG
- a CDS encoding Gldg family protein: MNQYFSKIFIAILGFLVINIAARWVSLRFDLTQNKEFTLSKATKDILKNLDDKVQVKAYFSEDLPVDVAKTTEALTDLLIEFKNISSGKVEYEFISPNDDQTKEEEAMKAGIQPVMINVREKDQAKQLKAFLGLTLSYKDKKEVIPLVQPGTAMEYALATSVKKLTVTDKIKIGFIQGHGEASLQEMAQVYQSLDVLNDVKSIYITDSTNLQDFKTIVWVRPSDSIPAEHFAAIDAYLEQGGNLIIAMNQVEANLQQGFAMTGGTGLDVWLNTKGILVDSALVRDVACGSVQVQQNSGFFSFSTPVQLPYLPLVQNFSNHPVTKGLERVIFQFASPVRYQGNEQWTPLVLSSDKSASEKVPLMIDIQRQWTQADFQERNICMGGLLEISKGAKIIVFGDGDFPVGQGRNQQVNEDNVSLLVNGIEWLSDDSGLIELRTKAVQTRPIKELDDASRSIYKYTNFLLPIGIVLLYSMYRSAQSRKKRQERMEQRFI; this comes from the coding sequence ATGAACCAATATTTTTCCAAAATTTTCATTGCGATCCTTGGCTTTCTGGTGATCAATATTGCAGCGAGATGGGTTTCCCTCAGGTTTGACCTAACACAAAACAAGGAGTTCACCTTGAGCAAGGCAACCAAAGATATTCTAAAAAATCTGGATGACAAAGTACAGGTCAAAGCGTATTTTTCTGAAGATTTGCCGGTGGATGTAGCCAAAACCACAGAAGCATTGACTGACCTCTTGATTGAATTTAAAAACATTTCAAGCGGCAAGGTCGAATATGAATTTATCTCTCCGAATGACGATCAGACCAAAGAAGAAGAGGCCATGAAAGCCGGTATCCAACCAGTGATGATCAATGTGCGCGAAAAAGATCAGGCCAAACAATTAAAAGCATTTCTGGGATTGACACTCAGTTATAAAGACAAAAAGGAAGTAATTCCATTGGTTCAGCCAGGTACTGCCATGGAATATGCCTTGGCCACATCGGTCAAAAAACTGACCGTAACTGATAAAATTAAAATTGGTTTTATTCAGGGACATGGAGAAGCAAGCCTTCAGGAAATGGCACAGGTCTATCAATCCTTGGATGTTTTGAACGACGTGAAATCGATTTACATCACTGATTCTACCAATTTGCAGGATTTCAAAACCATAGTCTGGGTCAGACCTTCTGACAGCATTCCCGCAGAACATTTTGCGGCCATCGATGCATATCTGGAACAGGGAGGAAATCTGATCATTGCGATGAACCAGGTTGAAGCCAATTTACAGCAAGGGTTTGCCATGACCGGCGGCACAGGTTTGGATGTATGGCTTAACACCAAAGGAATTTTGGTGGACAGCGCATTGGTGAGGGATGTGGCTTGTGGGTCAGTACAAGTGCAACAGAACTCCGGCTTTTTTTCTTTCTCTACTCCTGTGCAACTGCCTTATTTGCCTTTGGTACAAAATTTTTCCAACCATCCGGTTACCAAAGGTCTCGAACGGGTAATCTTTCAGTTTGCCAGTCCGGTCAGATATCAAGGCAATGAGCAGTGGACGCCTCTTGTTTTGAGCAGTGACAAATCAGCTTCAGAAAAGGTGCCTTTGATGATTGATATCCAAAGACAATGGACGCAGGCAGATTTTCAGGAGCGCAATATTTGCATGGGTGGCTTGCTGGAAATCAGCAAGGGCGCTAAAATTATTGTTTTTGGCGATGGAGATTTTCCGGTGGGTCAGGGACGCAATCAGCAAGTGAATGAAGACAATGTATCTCTTCTGGTCAATGGAATCGAATGGCTCAGCGATGATTCGGGGCTTATTGAATTGCGCACCAAAGCAGTACAAACCAGACCCATCAAAGAATTGGACGATGCTAGCCGGAGCATTTACAAATACACTAATTTTCTACTACCCATCGGGATTGTACTTTTGTATAGCATGTATCGCTCTGCTCAATCCCGCAAAAAACGGCAGGAGAGAATGGAGCAAAGGTTTATTTAA
- the rfbC gene encoding dTDP-4-dehydrorhamnose 3,5-epimerase, whose translation MRFITTMMADLYLIEPEVVSDERGNFFRTYCKEEFRKIGFAEEFIQMNHASNTKTGTLRGMHAQLKPYQETKLVRCVRGKVWDVVVDLRENSDTFLQYFGTELSEENFKSLLVPKGFAHGYLTLSDHAELIYHHTGFYTPGHEFCLRYDDPMIGIQWPRPVQLVSKKDLSYSNIDQSFKGI comes from the coding sequence ATGAGGTTTATCACTACCATGATGGCGGATTTGTATCTGATAGAACCAGAAGTTGTTTCGGATGAAAGGGGCAATTTCTTTAGAACCTATTGTAAAGAGGAGTTTAGAAAGATAGGATTTGCCGAAGAATTCATCCAAATGAATCATGCATCCAACACAAAGACTGGAACACTTCGCGGTATGCATGCTCAATTGAAGCCTTATCAGGAGACTAAATTGGTACGCTGTGTGAGGGGCAAAGTTTGGGATGTTGTGGTTGATCTGAGGGAAAATTCGGATACCTTCCTGCAATATTTTGGAACCGAGTTATCAGAGGAAAATTTCAAATCACTTTTGGTACCAAAAGGTTTCGCCCATGGCTATTTAACCTTATCAGATCATGCGGAATTGATTTACCATCATACTGGTTTTTACACGCCGGGACATGAGTTTTGCCTGAGATACGATGATCCAATGATCGGAATCCAGTGGCCGCGTCCTGTTCAGCTGGTCAGCAAAAAAGATTTGTCTTATTCAAATATTGATCAATCATTTAAAGGAATATAA
- a CDS encoding ABC transporter permease subunit: MTSNVKIIAFKELGSFFDSLTAYILMVAFLGFSGFFTWIYGGDIFIRKEADLQVFFSIAKWTLFFFIPALTMKMIAEEKKTGTIELLLTKAVSPRQLILGKFFACMMLVLITLGFTLVYYISVSQLGNVDHGATISGYLGLIFMSAAYISIGLFASSLTNNQIVAFLLALFIGIFFHFIFDVLSSSTRGMLGTLFNNLSVNEHVESISRGVIDTKDLVYFITLTLLGLYAAEWLISKKK, from the coding sequence ATGACTTCAAATGTTAAAATCATTGCTTTTAAAGAATTGGGATCCTTCTTCGACTCCCTTACCGCCTATATTCTGATGGTAGCTTTCCTGGGATTCAGTGGTTTTTTTACCTGGATTTATGGTGGGGATATTTTTATCCGGAAAGAAGCAGATCTACAGGTGTTTTTTTCAATTGCGAAATGGACCTTGTTTTTCTTTATCCCTGCACTGACCATGAAAATGATTGCAGAAGAAAAGAAAACGGGAACCATTGAATTGCTGCTCACCAAGGCAGTTAGCCCAAGGCAGTTGATCCTGGGTAAGTTTTTTGCCTGCATGATGTTGGTACTGATCACCCTCGGATTTACCCTGGTCTATTACATTTCTGTCAGCCAACTTGGCAATGTAGATCACGGAGCCACCATCAGCGGCTACCTGGGATTAATTTTTATGAGTGCTGCCTATATTTCAATTGGCTTGTTTGCAAGCAGCCTGACCAATAATCAAATTGTTGCCTTTTTATTGGCACTGTTTATTGGTATATTTTTTCATTTTATTTTCGACGTATTGAGTTCCAGCACCAGAGGTATGCTGGGTACACTTTTTAATAATTTAAGTGTCAATGAACATGTGGAGTCCATCTCAAGAGGGGTGATCGACACCAAAGATCTGGTTTATTTTATCACGCTTACTTTACTCGGTCTTTACGCCGCAGAGTGGCTCATTTCCAAAAAGAAATAA
- a CDS encoding DUF4256 domain-containing protein, which produces MKKIKRELNKKQTQEILSILKTRFEKNTNRHKGVDWPTVLTRLNQHPEKLWSLYEMERTGGEPDVVGTDSKTGECIFFDCSEQSPKGRRSVCYDPEAWLSRKENRPQSSALGMAEEMGIQMLDETQYRHLQTLGAFDTKTSSWLLTPESIRKHGGAIFGDCRYHAVFIYHNGAESYYAARGFRGQLSV; this is translated from the coding sequence ATGAAAAAAATTAAAAGAGAATTAAACAAAAAACAAACCCAGGAAATATTGTCCATTCTTAAGACCCGGTTTGAAAAAAACACCAACAGACACAAAGGTGTTGATTGGCCCACAGTCCTGACAAGACTTAATCAACATCCTGAAAAGTTATGGTCTCTCTACGAAATGGAAAGAACCGGAGGTGAACCCGATGTAGTTGGCACTGATTCGAAAACAGGTGAATGCATCTTTTTTGATTGTTCGGAACAATCTCCCAAAGGACGCAGAAGTGTATGTTATGATCCGGAGGCCTGGTTGTCCAGAAAAGAAAACCGTCCACAAAGTAGTGCTTTGGGCATGGCTGAGGAAATGGGCATTCAAATGCTGGACGAGACTCAATACCGTCATCTTCAAACGCTGGGGGCTTTTGACACAAAAACTTCAAGTTGGCTTCTAACACCTGAATCCATCCGAAAACATGGAGGAGCCATTTTTGGTGACTGCAGATATCATGCGGTTTTCATTTATCACAATGGAGCAGAATCCTATTATGCAGCCAGGGGTTTTAGAGGACAACTGTCGGTTTAA
- a CDS encoding DinB family protein, producing the protein MDLSHQIENKSLKQERPQSNEFRPVQNSISRLEDLISCVPKLLHQIKPDTLEEKTSPEKWSKKQILGHLIDSASHHHHRIVRAQMEHLPEIGYDQDLWVEKNAYQQMNPANLIRFWYIYNQHILDLIKLLPSSHFEHELIVDGKRLLLNFLMIDYVIHLEHHLRQILGDDFQCCSKIRV; encoded by the coding sequence ATGGATCTTTCGCACCAAATTGAAAACAAATCACTTAAGCAGGAGCGACCACAATCCAATGAATTTCGTCCCGTCCAGAACTCTATTTCCCGGCTTGAAGATCTGATAAGCTGTGTACCAAAACTATTGCATCAGATCAAGCCCGATACATTAGAAGAAAAAACTTCTCCTGAGAAATGGAGCAAAAAACAAATCCTGGGTCATTTGATCGACAGTGCAAGCCACCACCACCATCGCATCGTCAGGGCACAGATGGAGCATCTCCCTGAAATCGGATATGATCAGGACCTTTGGGTAGAAAAAAATGCTTACCAACAAATGAACCCGGCGAACCTGATTCGTTTTTGGTATATATACAACCAACATATTCTCGACCTGATCAAACTATTGCCATCCAGCCATTTCGAACATGAATTAATTGTTGATGGCAAGAGGCTCTTATTGAATTTTTTGATGATTGATTATGTCATCCATTTAGAGCATCACCTGCGACAAATATTGGGAGATGATTTTCAATGTTGTTCTAAAATTAGAGTCTAG